One Candidatus Palauibacter scopulicola genomic region harbors:
- a CDS encoding S8 family serine peptidase — translation MREPLRSRTGRGVSIAVIDSGVHPGHPHLGLLAGGIALAPDGRAHDDLTDRLGHGTAVTAAIQEKAPGARVHVARVFHDELATSARTLAKAIDWAAERGCRLANLSLGTPRQSRIEVLQPAVERAARAGTLVIAAFSHEGQRQLPGSLPGALGVCLDWDLPRHSVRVGRRDGCRVLYASGYPRPIPGVPPTHNLNGISFAVANATGIIALALDLFPQARGRPGALAALEALEALESLESLESPASVHSREK, via the coding sequence GTGAGGGAGCCGCTGCGGAGCCGGACGGGGCGCGGGGTCTCGATCGCGGTCATCGACAGCGGGGTGCACCCAGGGCACCCGCACCTGGGACTGCTGGCGGGCGGGATCGCGCTGGCGCCCGACGGGCGGGCCCACGACGACCTGACGGACCGGCTGGGCCACGGGACCGCCGTCACCGCGGCCATCCAGGAGAAGGCGCCGGGCGCGCGGGTCCACGTCGCGCGCGTCTTCCACGACGAGCTGGCCACGAGCGCCCGGACGCTGGCGAAGGCCATCGACTGGGCCGCGGAGCGCGGCTGCCGGCTGGCCAATCTGAGCCTCGGAACCCCCCGCCAGAGCCGCATCGAGGTGCTGCAGCCCGCCGTCGAACGCGCCGCGCGGGCCGGAACGCTCGTCATCGCCGCCTTCTCGCACGAGGGACAGCGTCAGCTCCCGGGCAGCCTCCCCGGCGCCCTCGGCGTGTGCCTCGACTGGGACCTGCCCCGGCACAGCGTCCGCGTCGGCCGCCGCGACGGGTGCCGGGTCCTGTACGCGTCCGGCTACCCGCGCCCCATCCCCGGCGTCCCCCCCACCCACAACCTCAACGGCATCAGCTTCGCCGTCGCCAACGCGACGGGCATCATCGCCCTCGCCCTCGACCTCTTCCCCCAAGCCCGCGGCCGCCCCGGCGCCCTCGCCGCCCTGGAGGCCCTGGAGGCGCTGGAGTCGCTGGAGTCGCTGGAGTCCCCGGCGTCGGTCCATTCTCGTGAAAAATGA